One part of the Acidobacteriota bacterium genome encodes these proteins:
- a CDS encoding ABC transporter substrate-binding protein yields the protein MRLQALQRRRILTLLLPLAVTTAACAPSSGGGVAAGDSDPPREVAVVTSGGLAAAYDRLAPQFEAETSIGLATAYGASTGGAPDSIPARLERGERFDVLIMSQAGLDDLIGRGLVRADTRVDLASSSIGMAVREGAALPDISTPEAFVETLLAAESIGYSASVSGTYVSTELFPRLGLAEQLAPKGRRIESERVAAVVARGEVEVGFQQVSEILSIPGAAYAGPIPDEYQRVTTFSAGIATDAGNPEGAQRLIDFLSSGDAAVTIAETGLEPLQTAR from the coding sequence CTGAGGCTTCAGGCGTTGCAGAGACGTCGGATTCTCACGCTCCTGTTGCCCTTGGCGGTGACGACCGCCGCCTGTGCGCCGTCGTCGGGCGGCGGCGTAGCTGCCGGCGATTCGGACCCGCCGCGGGAGGTGGCGGTCGTGACCTCCGGGGGCCTGGCTGCGGCCTATGATCGCCTCGCGCCGCAATTCGAGGCAGAAACGAGTATCGGACTCGCGACCGCCTACGGGGCGTCGACCGGCGGCGCTCCCGACTCGATTCCGGCCCGCCTGGAGCGCGGGGAACGCTTCGATGTCCTGATCATGTCGCAGGCCGGCCTGGACGATCTCATCGGACGCGGCCTGGTCCGAGCCGACACCCGGGTCGATCTGGCCAGTTCATCGATCGGGATGGCGGTGCGCGAGGGAGCCGCACTCCCGGACATCAGCACACCCGAGGCGTTCGTGGAAACGCTGCTGGCCGCCGAGTCCATCGGCTACTCGGCGAGCGTGAGCGGGACGTACGTTTCCACGGAGTTGTTTCCCCGGCTTGGCTTGGCGGAGCAGCTTGCGCCAAAGGGCCGGCGCATCGAGAGCGAGCGCGTGGCGGCCGTCGTGGCGCGCGGCGAGGTCGAAGTCGGCTTTCAGCAGGTCAGCGAGATCCTCTCGATCCCGGGGGCGGCCTACGCTGGCCCGATTCCCGACGAGTACCAGAGGGTCACGACTTTCTCGGCCGGGATCGCGACGGATGCAGGAAACCCCGAGGGCGCACAGAGACTCATTGATTTCCTGTCATCCGGCGACGCAGCGGTAACGATTGCCGAGACGGGTCTCGAGCCGCTGCAAACAGCCAGATAG
- a CDS encoding DUF1552 domain-containing protein has protein sequence MIVTKKHVSRRTVIRGLGATMALPLLDAMVPAFRPVRLSAGRPTRRLATVYVPNGIIMEQWTPSTDGAGFDLPPTLAPLAPYRDDLLVLTGLVHQTAYPLPGEGAGDHARAAACYLTGVHPKKTEGADIRAGVSMDQIAAQHVGSETQLASLELGCDPSYFLGACDAGYSCAYGNTLSWRTETTPLPVEINPRAVFERMFGDAADTSAVARQRRIQEDRSILDALLADVRKLQGSLGAGDREKVAQYVDAVRDVERRIQKAEQQSDRELPVLEKPSGIPDRYEDHVRMMFDLQVLAFQTDMTRVSTFIMSREVSSRTYPELGIPDPHHPISHHQDDPAKVEKLAKINAFHISLFAHFLDRLRATEDGEGSLLDHAMISYGCGISDSNQHLHDNLPILVAGGAGARIAGGRHLRFAPDTPMTNLLLTLLDKMDVPMDNLGDSTGQLRELSELA, from the coding sequence ATGATCGTCACGAAGAAGCATGTGTCGCGGCGTACGGTGATCCGAGGACTTGGCGCCACGATGGCGTTGCCGCTGCTGGACGCCATGGTGCCGGCGTTCCGCCCGGTTCGGCTGTCGGCCGGCCGTCCGACGCGGCGGCTGGCGACGGTTTACGTCCCGAACGGCATCATCATGGAGCAGTGGACGCCGTCCACCGACGGCGCGGGATTCGACCTGCCGCCCACGCTGGCTCCGCTCGCGCCGTACCGCGACGACCTGCTCGTGCTGACCGGCCTTGTGCACCAGACGGCATACCCGCTGCCTGGCGAAGGCGCTGGCGATCACGCACGCGCGGCGGCCTGCTACCTGACCGGCGTGCACCCGAAGAAGACCGAGGGCGCCGACATCCGGGCCGGAGTCTCGATGGACCAGATCGCGGCGCAGCACGTCGGGTCCGAGACGCAGCTTGCATCGCTGGAGCTCGGCTGCGACCCGAGCTACTTTCTCGGCGCGTGCGACGCCGGCTACAGCTGCGCCTACGGCAACACCCTGTCATGGCGGACCGAGACCACGCCGCTGCCGGTCGAGATCAACCCGCGTGCGGTGTTCGAGCGGATGTTCGGAGACGCGGCGGACACCAGTGCCGTCGCTCGCCAGCGCCGGATCCAGGAAGATCGCAGCATTCTCGACGCGCTTCTCGCCGATGTCCGGAAGCTGCAGGGATCGCTGGGTGCGGGCGACCGCGAGAAGGTGGCGCAGTACGTCGACGCCGTCCGCGACGTCGAGCGCCGCATCCAGAAGGCCGAGCAACAGAGCGACCGTGAACTGCCGGTGCTCGAGAAGCCGTCAGGCATCCCGGACCGCTACGAGGATCATGTCCGGATGATGTTCGATCTGCAGGTGCTGGCGTTCCAGACCGACATGACCCGCGTCTCGACGTTCATCATGTCGCGCGAGGTCAGCTCGCGGACGTATCCGGAGTTGGGCATTCCCGATCCGCACCATCCGATCTCGCACCATCAGGACGATCCGGCCAAGGTCGAGAAGCTCGCGAAGATCAACGCGTTCCACATCAGCCTGTTCGCCCATTTCCTCGATCGTCTCCGGGCGACGGAGGACGGAGAGGGCTCGCTCCTCGACCACGCGATGATCAGCTACGGATGCGGAATCAGCGACAGTAACCAGCACCTGCACGACAACCTGCCCATCCTCGTGGCGGGTGGGGCCGGCGCCCGGATCGCGGGTGGACGTCATCTGCGCTTTGCGCCGGACACGCCGATGACGAACCTCCTGCTGACGTTGCTGGACAAGATGGACGTCCCGATGGACAACCTGGGCGACAGCACCGGACAGCTTCGGGAACTGTCAGAGCTGGCGTAG
- a CDS encoding DUF2911 domain-containing protein yields the protein MRTSYWKLSLLCILAAVAVACGGGGGSDVAEAPDSGAMDHDGMDTDAGASAEAMEMLGGGHATLVHEGAGGSPHVSVHWAVGEGNITIDYGRPYLKGRVVGENVPPMEDAVWRLGADEATTLRTDRDLMLGETHIPAGEYTLWTQHMNDEFHLIVNSETGQWGTAYNSENDFAHIAMEVGELDPPAEQLTIALDEDSLSFDWGALTASVPLIVH from the coding sequence GTGCATCCTGGCGGCGGTGGCTGTCGCGTGCGGCGGCGGCGGCGGCAGCGACGTGGCCGAGGCTCCCGACAGCGGCGCGATGGACCATGACGGCATGGACACCGACGCGGGCGCCAGCGCCGAGGCCATGGAGATGCTCGGCGGCGGTCACGCCACCCTCGTCCACGAGGGAGCCGGCGGCAGCCCGCACGTCAGCGTCCACTGGGCCGTCGGCGAGGGGAACATCACCATCGACTATGGCCGGCCCTACCTCAAGGGTCGGGTTGTCGGCGAGAACGTTCCGCCCATGGAAGACGCCGTCTGGCGGCTCGGGGCTGACGAAGCGACGACGCTCCGGACCGACCGCGACCTCATGCTGGGCGAAACGCACATCCCGGCCGGCGAGTACACCCTCTGGACCCAGCACATGAACGACGAGTTCCACCTCATCGTCAACAGCGAGACCGGCCAATGGGGCACTGCCTACAACAGCGAGAACGACTTCGCACATATTGCGATGGAGGTAGGCGAACTCGATCCGCCGGCCGAGCAGCTCACCATCGCTCTCGACGAGGATTCGCTTTCGTTCGACTGGGGCGCACTGACCGCCAGCGTGCCGCTGATAGTGCACTGA
- a CDS encoding MBL fold metallo-hydrolase, with protein sequence MTGQPRIVLAAMVAACIVAVGAAGEQNPTDRFAGVELTIVPVAGQVHMVTRPGGGGNVGVFAGEEGVLLVDSLFAPLADRLVAAVRSVSDAEIRFLINTHVHPDHIGGNEPLAGRDVLIFAHDNVRVRALERLRFPRQGGRFAPRPPVGARPVVTYNDTMTFHFNGEEVRAFLAPAAHTDGDTFVHFPDSDALHLGDVFRTTSYPIVDVYNGGSVAGTIAALEQAIAMAGPDTRVIPGHGLEVVGRDALMEFLAMIVDIRDRVQGMISEGLNLDEVMAAAPTAAYDAQWGQEATWTANDFVPIVFHELGGGSLYVR encoded by the coding sequence ATGACCGGACAGCCCCGTATTGTCCTGGCCGCGATGGTTGCCGCCTGCATCGTGGCCGTTGGCGCCGCCGGGGAGCAGAACCCGACCGACCGGTTCGCGGGGGTCGAGCTGACGATCGTCCCCGTGGCGGGTCAGGTTCACATGGTGACGCGGCCGGGCGGCGGCGGCAACGTCGGCGTCTTCGCCGGCGAGGAGGGCGTCCTGCTGGTCGATTCCCTGTTCGCGCCGCTTGCCGACAGGCTGGTTGCCGCGGTGCGCAGCGTATCGGATGCCGAAATCCGTTTCCTGATCAATACCCACGTGCATCCGGACCACATCGGTGGCAACGAACCGCTGGCCGGACGGGACGTGCTGATCTTCGCGCACGACAACGTCCGGGTTCGCGCCCTGGAGCGGCTCCGTTTCCCGCGGCAGGGAGGACGTTTCGCACCACGGCCTCCGGTCGGCGCACGTCCCGTCGTGACCTACAACGACACCATGACCTTTCACTTCAACGGCGAGGAGGTGCGGGCGTTTCTCGCGCCGGCCGCCCATACCGACGGGGATACGTTCGTCCACTTCCCGGACTCGGACGCACTCCATCTGGGAGACGTCTTCCGAACCACCAGCTATCCGATCGTCGACGTCTACAACGGGGGCTCGGTCGCGGGCACCATCGCGGCGCTCGAGCAGGCGATCGCGATGGCGGGACCGGACACGCGGGTGATTCCGGGACACGGCCTGGAGGTCGTGGGGCGCGACGCGCTCATGGAGTTCCTCGCCATGATCGTCGACATACGTGACCGCGTGCAGGGCATGATCTCCGAGGGCCTGAACCTGGACGAAGTGATGGCCGCGGCGCCGACGGCTGCATACGATGCCCAATGGGGCCAGGAGGCGACGTGGACGGCGAACGACTTCGTTCCCATCGTGTTCCACGAATTGGGCGGCGGGTCGCTCTACGTGCGCTGA
- a CDS encoding cytochrome P450: protein MLDELRWTLRSAVVKTLALPEYWRSGIAYNPLSARVIQDPYPTYARLRSRSPAHRSRVLNSWVFTRYADVEAILRDFRRFSNIPTSRSLTPKQRSSLSPRAEWTMLFMDPPEHTRLRALVNKAFTPKVVDALAPHIRTIMGQLLDAIDDPSGFDLIAAVANPLPVIVIAEMLGVPPEDRAEFKHWSDERARLLEPVITPEERKRAMVAGESFDAYFTAIIEARRREPQEDIVSALALAEEEGDKLTAREVLNMLRLLLVAGNETTTNLIGNGMLALLRNPDQLQLLREDPSRIPAAVEELLRFDSPVQLDFRGVLEDCEMNGASLRRGDGAILAIGAANRDPEVFDEPERLDVERSKGSNISFGRGVHHCLGAPLARLEGRIALEVLLERFSSMRLLDDTPRFRRAIVLRGLESLPMAAEPAA from the coding sequence ATGCTGGATGAGCTGCGGTGGACGTTGCGGTCGGCTGTCGTCAAGACTCTGGCCCTGCCGGAGTACTGGCGTAGCGGCATCGCGTACAACCCGCTGTCCGCCCGGGTGATCCAGGACCCGTATCCGACCTACGCGCGCCTGCGCTCGCGTTCTCCCGCTCACCGCAGCCGCGTGCTCAATTCCTGGGTGTTCACCCGCTACGCGGACGTGGAGGCCATCCTCCGGGACTTTCGCCGGTTCTCCAACATTCCCACGAGCCGCAGCCTCACGCCGAAGCAACGGTCGTCCCTGTCGCCACGGGCCGAGTGGACCATGCTGTTTATGGATCCGCCGGAGCACACCCGCCTCAGAGCGCTCGTGAACAAGGCGTTCACGCCGAAGGTGGTCGACGCCCTGGCGCCTCACATCCGGACGATCATGGGGCAACTGCTGGACGCCATAGACGACCCGTCCGGATTCGACCTGATTGCGGCTGTGGCCAACCCGCTGCCCGTCATCGTGATCGCCGAGATGCTGGGTGTGCCGCCCGAGGACCGGGCGGAGTTCAAGCACTGGTCGGACGAGCGGGCGCGATTGCTCGAGCCGGTTATCACGCCGGAGGAACGGAAGCGGGCGATGGTCGCGGGTGAGTCGTTCGATGCGTACTTCACCGCCATCATCGAGGCCCGGCGCCGCGAGCCGCAGGAGGACATCGTCAGCGCGCTCGCCCTGGCGGAAGAGGAAGGGGACAAGCTCACTGCCCGCGAGGTGCTGAACATGCTGCGCCTGCTGCTGGTCGCCGGCAACGAGACCACCACCAACCTGATCGGCAACGGCATGCTCGCGTTGCTGCGCAATCCCGACCAGCTTCAGCTCCTGCGGGAAGACCCGAGCCGGATACCGGCCGCGGTGGAAGAGCTGCTGCGCTTTGACTCGCCGGTGCAGCTCGATTTCAGGGGCGTCTTGGAAGACTGCGAGATGAACGGCGCGTCCCTGCGACGCGGCGACGGCGCCATACTGGCGATTGGGGCCGCTAACCGCGACCCGGAGGTCTTCGACGAGCCGGAGCGGCTGGACGTCGAACGGTCGAAGGGAAGCAATATCTCGTTCGGCCGTGGTGTTCACCATTGTCTCGGCGCCCCGCTGGCGCGTCTGGAAGGGCGCATCGCGCTGGAAGTGTTGCTGGAGCGCTTCTCCTCGATGCGCCTGCTCGACGACACGCCGAGATTCCGGCGGGCGATCGTGCTGCGCGGCCTGGAGTCGCTGCCGATGGCAGCGGAGCCGGCCGCATGA
- a CDS encoding DUF1592 domain-containing protein, producing the protein MPTRIPAVRGMLTGVLGALAVAVVAAPASAAQPDPSRAFLDRNCIACHNSARPTANLALDAEAIDPRDPPRDAAIWEKVVRKLRTGAMPPAGRPRPDPRAATALVAHLETAIDAAAALRPMVGRPVAHRLNRVEYANAIRDLLGLDVDASTLLPPDDSGYGFDNIGDVLTVSPLLMERYLAAAGKIARLATGIAGGASSEIYTLSKYLRQDDRMSEDLPFGSRGGMAVRHTFPSTGDYVAKLRLLKNHRDQIRGMRQVHDLEVRLDGERLQLFTVGRLPLVNPTPEQRADEQQYILNGDEGLNVRFRATAGPHLVSAAFLARPVVREGPLRPALSVATFGFSGDAALYATEEPALWTIEIEGPLDVALPVRAGHVDTASGERLFVCRPTDTAAEISCARDIFSRLVRRAYRRPVTDADLEPLLALFVEGRARGGFEAGVELALRKVLASPEFLFRITHDPVDAGRGSPYRLTDLDLASRLSFFLWSSIPDEELLGLAEQGRLADPAVLDRQVARMLADPRSSALIDNFAGQWLYLRNMRLVMPDPETFPEFDDNLREAFARETELFLTSQLREDRSVLDLLRANYTFLNERLARHYGIPGVYGSHFRRVDLPAGGRRGLLGHASVLTVTSYATRTSPVLRGKWLLENLLGAPPPPPPPDIPALQEIGEEGVAPSSVRERMEVHRRNPVCASCHAQMDPLGFALENFDAIGRWRETGEGGNPIDASAELPNGETITGPGGLAQLFAGQPDRFASTVVEKLMTYGIGRGVEYYDAPAVRAIVRAATASDYRWSSLISGIVRSAPFQMRMSDGAVSDARRAP; encoded by the coding sequence ATGCCGACGAGGATCCCGGCAGTGCGCGGGATGCTAACTGGCGTGCTCGGCGCGCTCGCGGTGGCGGTCGTCGCCGCTCCCGCGAGCGCTGCGCAGCCGGACCCCTCGCGGGCCTTCCTCGACCGGAACTGCATCGCGTGCCACAACAGCGCCCGCCCGACGGCGAACCTCGCGCTGGATGCGGAGGCGATCGATCCGCGCGATCCGCCGCGCGATGCCGCGATCTGGGAGAAGGTCGTCCGCAAGCTCCGGACCGGCGCGATGCCGCCGGCGGGCCGTCCGCGCCCCGACCCACGGGCCGCCACCGCGCTGGTCGCGCACCTCGAGACCGCCATCGACGCGGCCGCGGCACTCCGGCCGATGGTCGGCCGCCCGGTGGCGCATCGCCTGAACCGCGTGGAGTACGCCAACGCGATCCGTGATCTGCTCGGGCTCGACGTGGACGCATCGACGCTTCTTCCGCCCGACGACTCGGGCTACGGTTTCGACAACATCGGCGACGTGCTCACCGTCTCCCCCTTGCTGATGGAGCGCTACCTGGCGGCGGCCGGCAAGATTGCCCGCCTCGCCACGGGTATTGCGGGCGGCGCTTCGTCGGAGATCTACACGCTGTCCAAGTACCTCCGGCAGGACGACCGGATGAGCGAGGACCTGCCGTTCGGATCACGCGGCGGCATGGCGGTCCGGCATACTTTCCCGTCTACGGGCGACTACGTTGCCAAACTGCGTCTGCTCAAGAACCATCGCGACCAGATTCGCGGCATGCGGCAGGTTCACGACCTCGAGGTCCGGCTCGACGGTGAGCGCCTGCAACTGTTCACGGTAGGCCGCCTGCCCCTCGTAAACCCGACGCCGGAGCAGCGCGCGGACGAGCAGCAGTACATCCTGAACGGCGACGAGGGGCTCAATGTGCGTTTCCGGGCCACGGCCGGACCGCACCTCGTCTCGGCCGCGTTCCTCGCCAGGCCGGTCGTGCGGGAAGGGCCCTTGCGGCCGGCGCTGTCGGTGGCTACGTTCGGGTTCAGCGGTGACGCGGCGCTCTACGCAACCGAGGAGCCGGCCCTGTGGACCATCGAGATCGAAGGGCCGCTCGACGTCGCGCTACCTGTCCGGGCCGGCCACGTGGACACCGCCAGCGGGGAGCGCCTGTTCGTCTGCCGGCCCACGGACACCGCGGCCGAGATATCGTGCGCTCGGGACATCTTCTCTCGGCTCGTCCGACGCGCGTACCGCCGCCCGGTGACGGACGCCGACCTTGAGCCACTGCTCGCGCTCTTCGTGGAAGGCCGCGCGCGCGGCGGCTTCGAGGCAGGCGTCGAGCTCGCCCTGCGGAAGGTCCTCGCCAGCCCGGAGTTCCTCTTTCGCATCACGCACGATCCGGTGGACGCCGGGCGCGGAAGTCCGTATCGGCTCACCGATCTCGACCTTGCCTCGCGGCTGTCGTTCTTCCTCTGGAGCAGCATCCCGGACGAGGAGTTGCTCGGACTCGCTGAGCAGGGGAGGCTGGCCGACCCCGCCGTCCTCGACCGGCAGGTAGCCAGGATGCTGGCCGACCCCCGCTCTAGCGCACTGATCGACAACTTCGCCGGACAGTGGCTGTATCTGCGTAACATGCGGCTCGTCATGCCGGATCCGGAGACCTTCCCGGAGTTCGACGACAACCTGCGCGAGGCCTTCGCGCGCGAGACGGAGCTGTTTCTGACAAGTCAGCTCCGCGAGGATCGCAGCGTTCTGGACCTGTTGCGGGCGAACTACACGTTCCTGAACGAGCGGTTGGCCCGTCACTACGGAATCCCGGGCGTCTACGGCAGCCACTTCCGGCGGGTGGATCTGCCGGCGGGTGGGCGGCGCGGGCTGCTGGGGCACGCGAGCGTGCTGACCGTGACGTCGTACGCCACGCGGACGTCACCGGTGCTCCGCGGCAAGTGGCTTCTCGAGAACCTGTTGGGTGCCCCGCCGCCGCCCCCGCCGCCCGACATTCCGGCGCTACAGGAGATTGGCGAGGAAGGCGTCGCACCGAGTTCCGTCCGCGAGCGGATGGAAGTGCACCGGCGGAATCCGGTTTGTGCGTCGTGTCATGCGCAGATGGATCCGCTGGGGTTCGCGCTGGAGAACTTCGACGCCATCGGCCGGTGGCGGGAGACGGGAGAAGGCGGCAATCCGATCGACGCATCGGCGGAGCTGCCCAACGGCGAGACCATCACCGGCCCCGGCGGGCTGGCGCAGCTCTTCGCCGGGCAGCCCGACCGCTTCGCCTCGACGGTGGTCGAGAAGCTGATGACGTATGGAATCGGCCGCGGGGTCGAGTACTACGACGCGCCGGCCGTCCGGGCGATCGTCCGGGCCGCCACCGCGAGCGACTACCGCTGGTCGTCACTGATCTCGGGTATTGTCAGGAGCGCGCCGTTCCAGATGCGCATGTCTGACGGAGCCGTGTCCGACGCGAGGAGAGCGCCATGA
- a CDS encoding PQQ-binding-like beta-propeller repeat protein, translating to MPHRPLIRHWLPATLLLGVAALPLSSLVGAQEGETITREVRPFVPVTDEMLRNPDPGDWLMTHRTYDFQAYSPLDEINRDNVHQLQVAWMRAMDEGPQQTQPLVYDGVMYLANNDDHIQALDAATGDLLWDYRRQLPSDLREYVTLGNRTRNLAIYGNHIYHLTSDAHLLALDARTGEVAFDQEMTDYRAGMTHSTGAMIIDGRVLAGRACFPTDIPARCFISAHDSDTGEELWRVYTAAGADDPGGQTWGNVPTSQRFHVSAWGAPGSYDPELGLIYWGIAVPMPYTRIMRRGTWDVGDSTPCELYSNSTVALAVETGVMEWYYQHLPCDDWDQDFVQERTLIDTVVAPDPESVMWINPRIAGTAEERKVAVTLGEPGGLFVLDRETGEFLWATPLPYTSTERFVIRDIDPATGQVFINMDLVAREPGQQFIICGHNVKGWWSWSYSPRTGLLYIPINRSCLNQTANDRTVSGTGPRFTQPEPGFAEDGHLTEVRALDISTGREAWRYSQRAPNAGSTLATAGNVVFFGDLNRRYRAFDAETGDVLWETILGSQITGFPVTYEAGGRQYLSVPVGGAAIFRMSNYAPELEAPMGSNMLVTFALPPS from the coding sequence ATGCCGCACCGACCCCTGATCCGCCACTGGCTTCCGGCGACTTTGCTGCTCGGCGTCGCGGCTTTGCCCTTGTCGTCTCTGGTGGGCGCGCAGGAGGGTGAGACAATCACCCGCGAGGTGCGGCCGTTCGTGCCGGTCACGGACGAGATGCTGCGGAATCCGGATCCGGGCGACTGGCTGATGACCCACCGGACGTACGACTTTCAGGCGTACAGCCCGCTCGACGAGATAAACCGGGACAACGTGCATCAGCTCCAGGTGGCCTGGATGCGGGCGATGGACGAGGGACCGCAGCAGACCCAGCCGCTCGTCTACGACGGCGTGATGTACCTCGCCAACAACGACGATCACATCCAGGCGCTGGACGCGGCGACCGGGGACCTGCTCTGGGACTACCGCCGCCAGTTGCCCAGCGACCTGCGCGAGTACGTCACGCTGGGCAACCGGACCCGGAATCTGGCCATCTATGGCAACCACATCTATCACCTGACCTCCGACGCGCACCTGCTCGCGCTCGATGCCCGCACCGGCGAGGTGGCCTTCGACCAGGAGATGACCGACTACCGGGCGGGGATGACCCACTCGACGGGCGCCATGATCATCGACGGCCGGGTGCTTGCCGGGAGGGCCTGCTTTCCCACCGACATCCCGGCGCGTTGCTTCATCTCGGCCCACGATTCGGATACCGGAGAGGAACTCTGGCGGGTCTACACGGCGGCCGGAGCGGACGACCCTGGCGGGCAGACCTGGGGCAACGTGCCGACGTCGCAGCGGTTCCACGTGTCGGCGTGGGGCGCCCCGGGCAGCTACGACCCGGAGCTCGGGCTCATCTATTGGGGCATTGCGGTCCCGATGCCCTACACGCGCATCATGCGACGTGGCACCTGGGACGTCGGCGACAGCACGCCGTGCGAGCTGTACTCCAACTCCACCGTCGCCCTGGCCGTAGAGACGGGCGTAATGGAGTGGTACTACCAGCACCTGCCGTGCGACGACTGGGATCAGGACTTCGTTCAGGAGCGCACGCTGATTGACACGGTCGTCGCGCCCGATCCGGAGTCGGTGATGTGGATCAACCCGCGCATCGCCGGCACCGCCGAGGAGCGCAAGGTCGCGGTCACCCTGGGGGAGCCTGGCGGGCTGTTCGTCCTTGATCGGGAAACGGGTGAGTTTCTGTGGGCGACGCCGTTGCCGTATACGAGCACGGAGCGTTTCGTCATCCGCGACATCGATCCGGCGACCGGGCAGGTCTTCATCAACATGGACCTGGTGGCGCGCGAGCCTGGCCAGCAGTTCATCATCTGCGGGCACAACGTGAAGGGCTGGTGGTCCTGGTCATACAGCCCACGGACCGGGCTGCTCTACATTCCGATCAATCGCTCGTGTCTCAACCAGACCGCCAACGATCGGACGGTCTCGGGAACGGGCCCCAGGTTCACGCAACCCGAACCGGGATTCGCGGAGGACGGCCACCTCACCGAGGTGCGGGCGCTTGATATCTCGACCGGCCGGGAAGCGTGGCGCTATTCGCAGCGGGCTCCCAACGCTGGGTCGACGCTCGCCACCGCCGGCAACGTCGTCTTCTTCGGTGACCTCAACCGCCGCTACCGCGCCTTCGACGCGGAGACCGGCGACGTGCTGTGGGAGACGATCCTGGGTAGCCAGATCACCGGCTTTCCCGTCACATACGAGGCCGGCGGCCGCCAGTATCTGTCGGTGCCGGTGGGCGGCGCGGCGATATTCCGGATGAGCAACTACGCGCCGGAGCTCGAGGCGCCAATGGGTAGCAACATGCTCGTCACGTTCGCGCTGCCGCCGTCCTGA